Proteins from a genomic interval of Solidesulfovibrio sp.:
- a CDS encoding GAK system CofD-like protein: MPEKTTSPRVTIARTAALPDPSRAALYRRAPELGPKILFFSGGTALRHLSETLIDYTANSIHLITPFDSGGSSAELRRAFGMPAVGDVRNRIMALADRSITGNPAVFELFAHRLPKDASGPELEKRLARMIAGEDPLVRRVPDPMRKIIRTNLRFFEQRRPASFDLRGASIGNCILTGGYFNFNRQLDPVIYLFMKLVEARGVVRPVVNADLHLACALENGRVLIGQHNMTGKEAAPIESPIARMWLTASLDDPTPATVRIRDKTVALIRRADVICYPYGSFYSSLLANLLPQGVGDAVAANPCPKIYIPNLGHDPEQRGLTVAGQVQRLLAALEAGCTRPCQPTELLRFVLVDARSGVYDNPLDVAAIRRLGLEVLDVPLAREDNPRQADSRKVVELLLSLT; encoded by the coding sequence GTGCCGGAAAAGACCACGAGCCCGCGGGTGACCATCGCCCGCACCGCCGCCCTGCCGGACCCGTCACGGGCGGCCCTCTACCGCCGCGCTCCCGAACTTGGGCCGAAAATCCTTTTTTTCAGCGGCGGCACGGCCTTGCGGCATTTAAGCGAAACGCTCATCGACTATACCGCCAACTCCATCCACCTCATTACGCCCTTCGATTCCGGCGGCTCCTCGGCCGAGTTGCGCCGGGCCTTCGGCATGCCGGCCGTGGGGGATGTGCGCAACCGCATCATGGCCCTGGCCGACCGCTCCATCACCGGCAACCCGGCCGTGTTCGAGCTGTTCGCCCACCGCCTGCCCAAGGACGCCTCCGGGCCGGAGCTGGAAAAGCGCCTGGCCCGGATGATCGCCGGGGAGGACCCCCTCGTGCGCCGCGTCCCGGACCCCATGCGCAAGATCATCCGCACCAACCTGCGCTTTTTCGAGCAGCGCCGGCCCGCCTCCTTCGACCTGCGCGGGGCCAGCATCGGCAACTGCATCCTCACCGGCGGCTATTTCAACTTCAACCGCCAGCTCGACCCGGTCATCTACCTGTTCATGAAGCTGGTGGAGGCCCGGGGCGTGGTGCGCCCCGTGGTCAACGCCGACCTGCACCTGGCCTGCGCCCTGGAAAACGGCCGGGTGCTCATCGGCCAGCACAACATGACCGGCAAGGAGGCCGCGCCCATCGAGTCGCCCATCGCCCGCATGTGGCTCACGGCCAGCCTCGACGACCCGACTCCGGCCACGGTGCGCATCCGCGACAAGACCGTGGCCCTCATCCGCCGGGCCGACGTGATCTGCTATCCCTACGGCAGCTTCTATTCGAGCCTTTTGGCCAACCTGCTGCCCCAGGGCGTGGGCGACGCCGTGGCCGCCAATCCCTGCCCCAAGATCTACATCCCCAACCTCGGCCACGACCCGGAACAGCGGGGGCTCACCGTGGCCGGCCAGGTGCAGCGGCTGCTGGCCGCCCTGGAGGCCGGCTGCACCCGGCCCTGCCAGCCGACGGAACTGCTGCGCTTCGTCCTGGTCGACGCCCGAAGCGGCGTCTACGACAATCCCCTGGATGTGGCCGCCATCCGGCGCCTGGGCCTGGAGGTCCTGGACGTGCCCCTGGCCCGGGAGGACAATCCCCGGCAGGCGGACAGCCGCAAGGTGGTGGAACTGCTGCTCTCGCTGACCTGA
- the clpS gene encoding ATP-dependent Clp protease adapter ClpS: MEQEQPGIGVGVEEDVREPRRYKVLLHNDDYTTMEFVVHVLVGVFHKNENEATQIMLNVHNNGVGVCGEYTAEVAELKVSLVHRLAREHGYPLKCSMEEV, translated from the coding sequence ATGGAACAGGAACAGCCGGGTATCGGCGTCGGCGTCGAAGAGGACGTGCGCGAGCCGCGGCGGTACAAAGTGTTGCTGCACAACGACGACTACACGACCATGGAGTTCGTGGTCCATGTCCTCGTCGGCGTGTTTCACAAAAACGAAAACGAGGCTACGCAGATCATGCTGAACGTCCACAACAACGGTGTGGGCGTGTGTGGCGAGTATACCGCCGAGGTGGCCGAACTCAAGGTCTCCCTGGTGCACCGGCTGGCCAGGGAACACGGCTACCCGCTCAAATGCAGCATGGAAGAGGTCTGA
- the carA gene encoding glutamine-hydrolyzing carbamoyl-phosphate synthase small subunit — protein sequence MKAILALEDGTLFHGQTFTGQGSAGGEVIFNTGMTGYQEVLTDPSYTGQMVCMTYPHVGNYGINPEDMESAAIRVAGFIVKECCKAPSNWRSTMTLPEYLTRHGITGIEGIDTRALTRHLRLHGAMRGYISTDVSDPRRIVEAAKGLPTMEGQGLADKVSCDAPFVWTGSGIAPAAIVDGKYDWPGAGPRLVVFDMGIKWNIMRLLTAQGFDILMVPYTTTAEQVKRLSPDAVFLSPGPGDPAVLTDLVHTTALLADDYPLAGICLGHQLLGLALGGRTFKLKFGHHGLNHPVKDLETGRIEISSQNHGFCVDIESLSDVELTHVNLNDGTLEGFAHKKKPLIAIQYHPEAAPGPHDSRYFFTRFRNIVRRETGK from the coding sequence ATGAAAGCCATTCTGGCCCTTGAAGACGGGACCCTTTTTCACGGCCAAACCTTTACCGGCCAGGGCAGCGCCGGCGGCGAGGTCATTTTCAACACCGGCATGACCGGCTACCAGGAAGTGCTGACCGATCCGTCCTACACCGGGCAGATGGTGTGCATGACCTACCCCCACGTGGGCAACTACGGCATCAACCCCGAGGACATGGAATCGGCCGCCATCCGCGTGGCCGGCTTCATCGTCAAGGAATGCTGCAAGGCGCCCTCCAACTGGCGCTCGACCATGACCCTGCCGGAGTACCTGACGCGCCACGGCATCACCGGCATCGAGGGCATCGACACCCGGGCGCTGACCCGCCACCTGCGCCTGCACGGGGCCATGCGCGGCTACATTTCCACCGACGTCTCCGACCCCCGGCGCATCGTCGAGGCGGCCAAGGGCCTGCCCACCATGGAGGGCCAGGGCCTGGCCGACAAGGTCTCCTGCGACGCCCCCTTCGTCTGGACCGGCTCGGGCATCGCCCCGGCGGCCATCGTCGACGGGAAATACGACTGGCCCGGCGCCGGCCCGCGCCTGGTCGTCTTCGACATGGGCATCAAGTGGAACATCATGCGACTGCTCACGGCCCAGGGCTTCGACATCCTGATGGTGCCCTACACCACCACGGCCGAGCAGGTGAAGCGCCTGTCCCCGGACGCGGTCTTCCTGTCGCCCGGCCCCGGCGACCCGGCCGTGCTGACCGACCTCGTCCACACCACCGCCCTCCTGGCCGACGACTACCCCCTGGCCGGCATCTGCCTGGGCCACCAGCTCCTGGGCCTGGCCCTGGGCGGGCGGACCTTCAAGCTCAAGTTCGGGCACCACGGCCTCAACCATCCGGTCAAGGACCTGGAAACGGGCCGTATCGAAATCTCCTCGCAAAACCACGGTTTTTGCGTGGACATCGAAAGCCTGTCGGACGTAGAGTTGACGCACGTGAACTTAAACGACGGGACGCTCGAGGGCTTCGCCCACAAGAAAAAACCGCTCATTGCCATCCAGTACCACCCCGAGGCGGCCCCGGGGCCTCATGACAGCCGGTACTTCTTCACCCGTTTCCGCAACATCGTGCGCCGGGAGACGGGCAAATAA
- a CDS encoding tetratricopeptide repeat protein encodes MSAELTKARAQINKVGTYLKQAKPLPAVSALYEAIVAVMRTPLMKAEKEEFSKIITDAVLLLNGDRNLRKIYPLILNYAPGGEKELADTLVTLLGELQATAVEEAKDLIADKEQRIEKGLAEGRLLIEEKRFDEARILLEKLAREFPRDADLRARIAELFISGELFEEAFKFLDEAIELSPDQIRHYNRIGIVLRKLHKYEIAEKYFMRAVEYAKCDPNLYFNLGRVYLDWQRWDKAERASRLALRLSPTFVEAQKLLNYALKKQGKQPDPSPA; translated from the coding sequence ATGTCCGCTGAACTGACCAAGGCACGCGCCCAGATCAACAAGGTCGGGACGTACCTCAAGCAGGCCAAGCCGTTGCCTGCCGTCTCGGCCTTGTACGAAGCCATCGTCGCCGTCATGCGCACGCCGCTGATGAAGGCGGAGAAAGAGGAGTTCTCCAAGATCATCACCGACGCGGTGCTGCTTTTAAACGGCGACCGCAACCTGCGCAAAATCTATCCGCTCATCCTCAATTACGCCCCGGGCGGGGAAAAGGAGCTGGCCGACACCCTGGTCACGCTGCTTGGCGAGCTGCAGGCCACGGCCGTGGAGGAAGCCAAGGACCTCATCGCCGACAAGGAGCAGCGCATCGAGAAGGGACTGGCCGAAGGCCGGCTGCTCATCGAGGAAAAGCGCTTCGACGAGGCCAGGATTCTCCTGGAAAAGCTGGCCCGGGAATTTCCCCGCGACGCCGATCTGCGCGCCCGTATCGCCGAGCTTTTCATCAGCGGCGAACTCTTCGAGGAGGCCTTCAAGTTCCTCGACGAGGCCATCGAGCTCTCACCCGACCAGATCCGCCATTACAACCGCATCGGCATCGTGTTGCGCAAGCTCCACAAGTACGAGATCGCGGAAAAGTACTTCATGCGCGCCGTGGAGTACGCCAAATGCGACCCCAACCTCTATTTCAACCTGGGCCGGGTCTACCTGGACTGGCAGCGCTGGGACAAGGCCGAGCGGGCCTCGCGGCTGGCCCTGCGCCTGTCGCCGACCTTCGTCGAAGCCCAGAAGCTCCTCAATTACGCCTTGAAAAAGCAGGGCAAGCAGCCCGACCCCTCCCCCGCCTGA
- the clpA gene encoding ATP-dependent Clp protease ATP-binding subunit ClpA has protein sequence MLSKKLEKVLTSAVKEVKRRSHEYLTLEHLLYAMLLEETGRDILVHCGANVVRLKHQLERFFTDHMETLPQDANSEVVQTISVQRVLQRAIMQMQSSGKQQVEVGDVLAAIFDEEDSYAVYYLKSHGVSRLDVLEYISHGGGREQPQTEGAASEDQPAGKPGTALEQYTVDLVAKAKKGDIDPLIGRDQELTRTIHVLLRRRKNNPIFVGDPGVGKTALAEGLALRIVKGDVPDSFRDTLIYALDMGALLAGTKYRGDFEARLKGVLSELEQKPGAILFVDEIHTIVGAGATSGGTLDASNILKPVLGSGKLRCIGSTTYEEYKNHFEKDRALSRRFQKIDVGEPTIDEAVEILKGLRSYYEAHHGVRYTPAALRSAVELSSRHINDRFLPDKAIDVIDEAGAVRKLAGTAAKGAIGVAEVERVVAAMAKIPAARVTSSDKVRLENLEGELKNLIFGQDQAVDAIAKAILRSRAGLANAGKPTGSFLLAGPTGVGKTEMAKQLAAVLGVHFVRFDMSEYMEKHAVARLIGSPPGYVGFEQGGLLTDAIRKHPYSVLLLDEIEKAHPDMFNILLQVMDYATLTDNNGRKADFGHVVLLMTTNAGAREMAAKSIGFGTGKTAEDTSDKGVKAVNRLFSPEFRNRLDGIVSFKPLTPEIMDRIVHKYLRELNAQMAEKRVFVRLTPAAVARLAEKGFDPDYGARPLARVIQEEIKDALAQEMLFGKLQKGGEAEIDAAPAGAPELFAFTFTSRAPRKALAEATEAE, from the coding sequence ATGCTGAGCAAGAAACTCGAAAAGGTGCTCACCAGCGCCGTCAAGGAAGTCAAGCGCCGCAGCCACGAATACCTGACCCTGGAGCATCTGCTCTACGCCATGCTCCTGGAGGAGACCGGTCGGGACATCCTGGTCCATTGCGGCGCCAACGTGGTGCGCCTGAAGCACCAGCTTGAACGGTTTTTCACCGACCACATGGAAACGCTGCCCCAGGACGCCAACTCCGAGGTGGTGCAGACCATAAGCGTGCAGCGCGTGCTCCAGCGGGCCATCATGCAGATGCAGTCCTCGGGCAAGCAGCAGGTGGAAGTCGGGGACGTGCTGGCCGCCATTTTCGACGAGGAAGACTCCTACGCCGTGTACTACCTGAAGTCCCACGGCGTCTCGCGCCTCGACGTGCTGGAGTACATCTCCCACGGCGGCGGCCGCGAACAGCCGCAGACCGAGGGCGCCGCCAGCGAGGACCAGCCCGCCGGCAAACCCGGCACGGCCCTGGAACAGTATACCGTCGACCTGGTGGCCAAGGCGAAAAAGGGCGACATCGATCCGCTCATCGGCCGTGACCAGGAGCTCACGCGCACCATCCACGTGCTGTTGCGCCGCCGCAAGAACAACCCCATCTTCGTCGGCGACCCCGGCGTGGGCAAGACCGCCCTGGCCGAGGGCCTGGCGCTGCGCATCGTCAAGGGCGACGTGCCGGACAGCTTTCGCGACACGCTGATCTACGCCCTGGACATGGGCGCGCTTCTGGCCGGCACCAAGTACCGGGGCGATTTCGAGGCCCGGCTCAAGGGCGTGCTGTCCGAGCTGGAGCAGAAACCCGGGGCGATCCTGTTCGTGGACGAGATCCACACCATCGTCGGTGCCGGGGCCACCAGCGGCGGCACCCTGGACGCCTCCAACATCCTCAAGCCCGTGCTGGGCTCCGGCAAGCTGCGCTGCATCGGCTCCACGACCTACGAGGAATACAAAAACCATTTCGAAAAGGACCGGGCCCTGTCGCGCCGGTTCCAGAAGATCGACGTGGGCGAGCCGACCATCGACGAGGCGGTCGAGATCCTCAAGGGCCTTCGCAGCTATTACGAGGCCCACCACGGCGTGCGCTACACGCCGGCGGCCTTGCGTTCGGCCGTGGAGCTGTCCTCGCGCCACATCAACGACCGTTTCCTGCCGGACAAGGCCATTGACGTCATCGACGAGGCCGGGGCCGTGCGCAAGCTGGCCGGCACCGCCGCCAAGGGCGCCATCGGCGTGGCCGAGGTGGAGCGGGTCGTGGCCGCCATGGCCAAGATTCCGGCCGCCCGGGTCACCTCCTCGGACAAGGTGCGCCTGGAAAACCTGGAAGGGGAGCTTAAAAACCTCATCTTCGGCCAGGACCAGGCCGTGGACGCCATCGCCAAGGCCATCCTGCGCTCCCGGGCCGGGCTGGCCAACGCCGGCAAGCCCACGGGCTCGTTTTTGCTCGCCGGCCCCACCGGCGTGGGCAAGACCGAGATGGCCAAGCAGTTGGCCGCCGTGCTCGGCGTGCACTTCGTGCGCTTCGACATGAGCGAGTACATGGAAAAACACGCCGTGGCCCGGCTGATCGGCTCGCCTCCGGGCTATGTCGGCTTCGAGCAGGGCGGACTGCTCACCGATGCCATCCGCAAGCATCCGTATTCGGTGTTGCTGCTCGACGAGATCGAAAAGGCCCACCCGGACATGTTCAACATCCTGCTCCAGGTGATGGATTACGCGACGCTGACCGACAACAACGGCCGCAAGGCCGACTTCGGCCACGTGGTGCTGCTGATGACCACCAACGCCGGCGCCCGGGAGATGGCCGCCAAGAGCATCGGCTTCGGCACGGGCAAGACCGCCGAGGACACCTCGGACAAGGGGGTCAAGGCGGTCAACCGGCTGTTCAGCCCGGAGTTTCGCAACCGCCTGGACGGCATCGTGTCGTTTAAGCCGCTGACTCCGGAGATCATGGACCGCATCGTCCACAAGTACCTGCGCGAACTCAACGCGCAGATGGCCGAGAAGCGGGTGTTCGTGCGCCTGACCCCGGCGGCCGTGGCCAGGCTGGCCGAGAAGGGCTTCGACCCCGACTACGGCGCCCGGCCCCTGGCCCGGGTCATCCAGGAAGAGATCAAGGACGCCCTGGCCCAGGAAATGCTCTTCGGCAAGCTGCAAAAGGGCGGCGAGGCGGAAATCGACGCCGCGCCGGCCGGTGCCCCGGAACTGTTCGCCTTCACCTTTACCAGCCGCGCGCCGCGCAAGGCCCTGGCCGAAGCGACGGAAGCGGAGTAG
- a CDS encoding D-alanine--D-alanine ligase codes for MKVLLVAGGWSSEREVSLSGARQIATALETLGHDVVPWDFSDDFPGFIQAAKACDFAFLSLHGAPGEDGLPQALLDAAGVPYQGAGPAGSFLALNKAAAKQLFAAAGLATPRWDFLPGPPPAGYAPDFGPPWFVKPNTGGSSVHMSLVRQAAALPAALAKVFATGDAALIEEGIDGTELTCAVLGETALPPILIRPKAGEFFDYASKYEPDAAEEICPAPVPAALTEELMRVSLAAHKALGLCGYSRADFMFDGETLMLLEVNTLPGMTPTSLLPRSARVAGLDFPALVARLMELGLARRAKRP; via the coding sequence ATGAAAGTACTTTTGGTTGCGGGGGGCTGGTCGAGTGAGCGCGAAGTGTCCCTGTCCGGGGCCAGGCAGATCGCCACGGCCCTGGAGACGCTCGGGCACGATGTCGTGCCCTGGGATTTTTCCGACGACTTCCCGGGATTCATCCAGGCGGCCAAGGCCTGCGACTTCGCCTTTTTAAGCCTGCACGGCGCGCCCGGCGAGGACGGGTTGCCGCAAGCGCTGCTCGACGCCGCCGGCGTGCCCTACCAGGGCGCCGGCCCGGCCGGTTCGTTTTTGGCGCTCAACAAGGCCGCCGCCAAGCAGCTCTTCGCGGCGGCGGGGCTGGCCACGCCGCGCTGGGACTTCCTGCCCGGGCCGCCGCCGGCCGGCTATGCGCCGGATTTCGGCCCGCCCTGGTTCGTCAAGCCCAACACCGGAGGGTCGAGCGTCCACATGTCGCTGGTGCGCCAGGCCGCCGCCCTGCCGGCCGCCCTGGCGAAAGTCTTCGCCACCGGCGACGCGGCGCTGATCGAGGAAGGCATCGACGGGACCGAACTGACCTGCGCCGTCCTTGGCGAGACGGCCCTGCCGCCCATCCTCATCCGGCCCAAGGCCGGGGAGTTTTTCGACTACGCCAGCAAGTACGAGCCGGACGCGGCCGAGGAGATCTGCCCGGCGCCCGTCCCGGCGGCACTGACCGAGGAACTGATGCGGGTGAGCCTGGCCGCTCACAAGGCCCTGGGGCTTTGCGGCTACAGCCGGGCGGACTTCATGTTCGACGGCGAAACCCTCATGCTCCTTGAGGTCAACACCCTGCCGGGCATGACGCCGACGAGCCTGCTGCCCCGTTCGGCCCGGGTGGCGGGGCTGGATTTCCCGGCCCTGGTGGCGCGGCTGATGGAACTTGGACTTGCGCGCCGGGCCAAGAGGCCTTAA
- a CDS encoding class IV adenylate cyclase, with amino-acid sequence MSDAAEIESKFAVEGFAPVRGALAAAGGERVSRWFEENLVLDTADGALRRHDRLLRLRRDASGKVTFKLPAEVPGSPAVKVRREIETGVDDLAALEAIFAALGYLPRLRYEKVRETWRLGPVLVCLDRLPYGRFVEVEGPAPDIAAAAAALGLSMAAATAKTYHDLYQDHLAARGLPPADSFVFTPQGRREALAELGDA; translated from the coding sequence GTGTCCGACGCCGCCGAGATCGAATCCAAATTCGCCGTGGAGGGTTTCGCGCCCGTGCGCGGGGCCCTGGCCGCCGCCGGCGGCGAGCGGGTTTCCCGCTGGTTCGAGGAGAACCTGGTCCTGGACACGGCCGACGGTGCGTTGCGCCGCCACGACAGGCTCCTGCGCCTGCGCCGGGACGCCTCGGGCAAGGTGACGTTCAAGCTCCCGGCCGAGGTTCCGGGGAGCCCGGCCGTCAAGGTCCGCCGGGAGATCGAGACCGGCGTGGACGATTTGGCCGCCCTGGAGGCGATCTTCGCGGCCCTGGGCTACCTGCCCCGCCTGCGCTACGAAAAGGTGCGGGAAACCTGGCGGCTGGGGCCGGTGCTGGTGTGCCTCGACCGGCTGCCCTACGGCCGCTTCGTCGAGGTCGAGGGGCCGGCCCCGGACATCGCCGCGGCGGCGGCCGCGCTCGGCCTTTCCATGGCCGCGGCCACGGCCAAGACCTACCACGACCTGTACCAGGACCACCTGGCCGCCCGGGGCCTGCCGCCGGCCGACAGTTTCGTCTTCACGCCCCAAGGCCGCCGCGAGGCCCTGGCCGAATTGGGCGACGCGTAG
- a CDS encoding bacteriohemerythrin — MISWDSCLSVGVTEIDEQHQAIIGLINDLEAKQDSDDPAVVTAALRFLRDYLERHFALEEKLMADIAYPHREHHLATHEQFVNHVIFFEIEKEFGLVTRQMVEDLLGFLMEWFVRHIASEDRALGAYLRAGPASCYES, encoded by the coding sequence ATGATCAGTTGGGATTCCTGCCTTTCGGTCGGCGTCACGGAAATCGACGAGCAGCACCAGGCCATCATCGGCCTGATCAACGATCTCGAAGCCAAGCAGGACAGCGACGATCCGGCCGTCGTCACGGCGGCCCTGCGGTTCTTGCGCGACTACCTCGAACGCCATTTCGCGCTTGAGGAAAAACTCATGGCCGACATCGCCTACCCGCATCGGGAGCACCATCTGGCCACCCACGAGCAGTTCGTCAATCACGTCATCTTTTTCGAGATCGAAAAGGAGTTCGGCCTGGTGACCCGCCAGATGGTCGAGGACCTGCTGGGCTTTCTCATGGAGTGGTTCGTGCGCCACATCGCCAGCGAGGACCGGGCCCTGGGCGCCTATCTGCGCGCCGGCCCCGCCTCCTGCTACGAGTCCTGA
- a CDS encoding HDIG domain-containing metalloprotein, whose translation MSEEIPSHIPTPSAPPSGASLPPADPPRVGPVPTDAQCRMLWDAYGMLPNIREHSELVACVATALAEAARAAGLAVRVAEVRAAALLHDLAKTYTIRHGGNHCQLGGAWVQEITGNPALSQGVVCHVSWPGAIDLRAHFLPLVLIYSDKRVKHNRIVTLETRFDDLLVRYGKTAFIRERIRESFEQAEAIERALAQTLGMELHESTFGCGGLVE comes from the coding sequence ATGTCCGAAGAAATCCCGAGCCATATCCCGACCCCGTCCGCCCCGCCATCCGGGGCTTCGTTGCCGCCGGCCGATCCGCCCAGGGTCGGGCCCGTGCCCACCGACGCGCAGTGCCGGATGCTCTGGGACGCCTACGGCATGCTGCCGAACATCCGGGAGCACAGCGAACTGGTGGCCTGCGTGGCCACGGCCCTGGCCGAGGCCGCCCGGGCGGCCGGCCTTGCGGTGCGCGTGGCCGAGGTGCGGGCGGCGGCCCTGCTCCACGACCTGGCCAAGACCTACACCATCCGCCACGGCGGCAACCACTGCCAGCTCGGCGGGGCCTGGGTGCAGGAAATCACGGGCAATCCGGCCCTGTCCCAGGGCGTGGTCTGCCACGTTTCCTGGCCCGGGGCCATCGACCTGCGCGCCCATTTCCTGCCGCTCGTCCTGATTTACAGCGACAAGCGGGTCAAGCACAACCGGATCGTCACCCTGGAAACCCGTTTCGACGATCTGCTCGTGCGCTACGGCAAGACGGCGTTCATCCGCGAGCGCATCCGCGAATCCTTCGAACAGGCCGAGGCCATCGAACGCGCCCTGGCCCAAACGCTGGGCATGGAACTCCATGAAAGTACTTTTGGTTGCGGGGGGCTGGTCGAGTGA
- the hypD gene encoding hydrogenase formation protein HypD, which translates to MNSFDAFKDPALCRALLARLVEEADTPLRFMEVCGTHTVSIFQSGLRGLLPATITHVTGPGCPVCVTHESEVACFLDLAGRDDVILATFGDLMRVPGPKGRNLKTAQADGARVEVVYSPVDALALAEANPGRTVVFLGVGFETTAPAVAATIRLAREKNLRNFRVLSFHKLVPPALAALLADPDINVDAFLLPGHVSAIIGATPYAFVAEQYRVPAVITGFEPLDILSALRDIVAMRKSGAPAVKNDYTRVVADTGNPVALAVMDEVFAPADALWRGLGRIPASGLTIREAFADFDALRLPGVELEESPPLPGCRCGEVLKGKMAPNECPLFDKACTPATPVGPCMVSTEGGCAAYHKYQLAL; encoded by the coding sequence TTGAACTCATTTGACGCCTTCAAGGACCCGGCCCTGTGCCGGGCGCTGCTGGCCCGGCTCGTCGAGGAGGCCGACACGCCCCTGCGCTTCATGGAGGTGTGCGGCACGCATACCGTGTCCATCTTCCAGTCCGGCTTGCGCGGGCTTTTGCCCGCGACCATCACCCACGTGACCGGCCCGGGCTGCCCGGTCTGCGTGACCCACGAGTCGGAAGTGGCCTGCTTCCTCGATCTGGCCGGCCGCGACGACGTGATTCTCGCCACCTTCGGCGACCTCATGCGCGTGCCCGGCCCCAAGGGCCGCAACCTCAAGACGGCCCAGGCCGACGGCGCCCGGGTGGAAGTGGTCTATTCGCCCGTGGACGCCCTGGCCCTGGCCGAAGCCAACCCCGGCCGCACGGTTGTCTTCCTCGGCGTCGGCTTCGAGACCACGGCCCCGGCCGTGGCCGCGACCATCAGGCTGGCCCGGGAGAAAAACCTGCGCAATTTCCGGGTGCTGTCCTTCCACAAGCTCGTGCCGCCGGCCCTGGCCGCGCTGTTGGCCGACCCGGACATCAACGTGGACGCCTTCCTCCTGCCCGGCCACGTCTCGGCCATCATCGGCGCCACGCCCTATGCCTTCGTGGCCGAGCAATACCGCGTCCCGGCCGTCATCACCGGCTTCGAGCCCCTGGACATCCTGTCGGCCCTGCGCGACATCGTGGCCATGCGCAAATCCGGCGCCCCGGCCGTCAAAAACGACTACACCCGGGTCGTGGCCGACACGGGCAACCCCGTGGCCCTGGCCGTCATGGACGAGGTCTTCGCCCCGGCCGACGCCTTGTGGCGGGGCCTGGGCCGGATTCCCGCCAGCGGGCTTACCATCCGCGAGGCCTTCGCCGATTTCGACGCCCTGCGCCTGCCGGGGGTGGAACTCGAGGAGTCGCCGCCGCTTCCCGGCTGCCGCTGCGGCGAGGTGCTCAAGGGCAAGATGGCCCCCAACGAATGCCCGCTTTTCGACAAGGCCTGCACCCCGGCCACGCCCGTGGGGCCGTGCATGGTCTCCACCGAGGGCGGCTGCGCCGCCTATCACAAGTACCAGCTCGCATTGTAA
- a CDS encoding HypC/HybG/HupF family hydrogenase formation chaperone — translation MCLAVPMEITAINDKVADVEIAGVTRQVRLELIDAAPAVGDFVIVHAGFAIRRLDREDALETIKLFQEGLNLELI, via the coding sequence ATGTGCCTGGCCGTGCCCATGGAAATCACCGCCATAAACGACAAGGTGGCCGACGTGGAAATCGCCGGCGTCACCAGGCAGGTGCGCCTGGAACTCATCGACGCCGCGCCGGCCGTCGGCGACTTCGTCATCGTCCACGCCGGATTCGCCATCCGCCGCCTCGACCGCGAGGACGCCCTGGAAACCATCAAGCTCTTCCAGGAAGGGCTCAACCTTGAACTCATTTGA